The window TCCAAGGCAggctttgaggaaaaaaagagggccTTGAGACTTCTTTTCATGAAACATTGTACAAGTTGTTTTGCGTTTATTTTGTCAGGTGAGAGGGGTTTCTCTGCTGTGTTAAATTTCAGCTTACTTTAAGTTGTTGTTCCTGATGTAAGATGGAGAACCATGATGAAATGCTTATGAACTGGCATTGCTTGCAGTGAGTTTGTTCACTTCTCCAGTGTCTCATCATTCCCTGCCTTTGATTCAAGTTTTAGCTTCCTTTTAgttgcttcttccttcttttggaGTAAGCATGAGGAGTGATAAAATTTACTGTCACCAAATGAGAAGTACCAAGACCAGTCGCAGCTTAACCCTTTGAGATCCTGTATTGCATTGACTCTTTCTTGACTTTCAGGTTCCTGGGTACAGATTGTACCATTTAAACAGATTACAGGATTCTCGAATGCTTTTGGAAACATCTTCGTGGAAGCAGCTGGTTAGAAAAGATGTCTGTTCTGTAGAAGCTGCaatatttaaataacaaaatgtCCTACGAGGTCATTCCTTCGTTTGAAACCCAAACCCTGTGGCAAGGCCAAGTTCAAGGGCTGGGGATTGACTTTAAAGTTTATGATGTGGGCTGTGTAGGAAAGGCCAGGCAGAGGTTTTGCAGCTAGAGGCAGAAGGAAGATGGAGGAGGTTCTGGCTCAGATGGAACACATCAGGATCACACTTGTCCCAGCTTAAAGCCAGCCTGACAGTTTTACTGTGTACAAGTCAGCCTTGCCTGCCTCCCCTGCCTTCTTTAAAGGTGTGTGTGGTGCAGTAATAGAGCAAAGAGTATCAATTACTTAGCATTTCATTTTTGGAATAAACCTCAGGGATGTCATCCAGTTCCACACTATATAAGCTAACTGGTTTGCAAGATGAGAATCGTGGTTAAACTGCACATGCAGAGCACAATTGTTCCGAGCAGACTGAGGAAGCAGAAACCTTGGATTACTGTGATATGGTGAAACTATTTTTCTATTGAAATTAGCCAATAACCACAGCCAAAGGAGCATTTCCTTTGTGCTCTCTTGTACAGTTGCTTTAATTCTGTGTTAGGGATGGGTTTGCCCCCCAAGCAGAGTCACTGTGGATGCCTTGCCACCCATCAGGGCAGCAGCCTCGGCCAGTGAGGAGATGTGATgagagaggatgaggaggagctcTCTGTGTTGGCAGTCCTGTGCCTGACTCGTTCCTGAGTCTCCATTCCCAGTGATGGTGACTGTTAGCCACACTGCAGGGCGGGAATGGACTGGAACGGGCTCAGGGTACCTCCAGAGCAGCCAGACCCATCCCCTTCAGGCAGCAGTAGTTGTGAAAGCAGTAAAAACACCTCGCAGAGTTCAGTCTTTCTGCaggccagtgctgctctgagcatTGCACTCGTACGTGAGTACTTGGAAGTTCTCTCAACTATGGaaataaatatggaaataaatttaGAGAAGGAGACTTGTGGTGCTGCTTCCCTCTGAAGAAGAAGGGGAATGAGAGAAGCGCTGTCCTGAGCTGCTTTTGGAGGGACTGAATAAATGAGCTGTGCTATCAGGTTTGGAtgctggtgctgccctggctcttccctctccctgtgctggatTTTCCCAGCCCACAGTGACGTGCACTCAGGTGTGGGTGTATTAGCTGGGCTCCTGGCTCTCTTTCTGGCTGCTGGGTGCTGACAGGGTGCCTCTTGCTTAGGTCTGTAGTCCGAGATATCCTCAGGGCAGGTCTCTGTTGCCAGGAGTAGTTAATTAACTCGAGGTGGCAGCTTGGTTCAAGGGTCCCTGGCTgttggcagcagccctggataAGCGGGGGATTTACAGGGATGAAACTACCTGCACCTGAGAACTGGAGCTCAAACTCGGTGTGAGTAGCAGCCCTAAAGAGCTGCATGTTGGTAACGTGGAAGAGGAAGAATATAATCCTGGGACATCTGTGAGTTTGGAGGTTTAGTATGACCTCTTAAGAGCCATGAAGATCAGCTCCTCACTGGGGAGAACCAGTGGTAGTGTTAAAACCAAGAGAGGGAAGCGGGGGTTGGCTTCGTGTTGGATCTAAGCTTAAAAAATAGTCTTGAGGAAGAGAGATGCAAGTTGGGATAGAGACATGTTGCTGGATTAAGTCTGAGGGGGGTCCAGGGTGATCTTTAGACGGAAGAACGAACCAGAACAAAGCACAGGTGGAGGATTCTTACTGGTTTGTAGCTGGGAATGTGAGTTGGAACAAGTGATGGTCACAGACAGGTTGTCAAGGTGCAGAGCACAGGATGAACGCCAGGCTCCAAATGTGTCTTTGGTGCAAGTAGGGAGCTCCTGCAGTGAATTGAAGTATTAAGGCACCCTCAATGTATCAGTATGAGGTATTAAGGCACACCCAATGTATCAGTATGGTACATTGTCTGTTCCCATGCCGCTGTGGCTTGGGCCCTAAACTGCTAGTTGGTGTTGCTTTTTCTCCACAAAAGGCCTGCAGAGTGCCTCCGGGGAAACTCGCTGCCCCAAAAATGCCTTCaaagctgaggaaaagaaagagccAGGTGGGGTGTTGAGTgtgctgaaggcagctgttgtTGCTCAGCAGCGTTTCCCTGCTTTGTTGCAGACCCCAATTACCTCATGGCTAACGAGCGCATGAACCTGATGAACATGGCCAAGCTGAGCATCAAGGGCCTGATCGAGTCGGCGCTGAACCTGGGCCGCACGCTGGACTCGGACTACGCGCCCCTGCAGCAGTTCTTCGTGGTCATGGAGCACTGCCTCAAGCACGGCCTCAAAGGTACCAGCCTGGCCTGCCCgccggggcagcagcagccctgtgggctggaggggctctgcagcctgcaggggacacagcaggggctgggcacggTCACTGCTGTCACCGCTCTGCGCTGGGCAGGCCAAAGCAGGGCACAGAACCTGCTGGAGGGGGAGGCTGAGCTGTGGCTTGCCCTGTTGAAAACAGCCGTTCAGTTCCTCGGTGATCAGGCACTCAGCTGGCTTTTGGCAAGCTCGTGACACCTTTTCTACACCTCCTTGTGCTTTAGCAATGCATCCCCTTGCTGGAAGAAGAATTGTaaccccagagctgctttctCAGTAGCTCTGTCTAAAAAGAGGGTTTGGGCTGTGTGCAGCTCATGGCTGAAGCTGCTTTTAAAGCAGAGCATGTGCTTGACGGTGAAATCCTGACTCGCAGCCCAAATGGCCAAGTATGGACTGGCCTTCAGGTGCTGTCCTTGTAGCTGGAGATGGGAAGCTGAGGGGTGCTCTTTAGggcccttcccacccaaaccatcctgagATTCCAGGATACCAAGTGCctgtccagcagcagccccagaggaaCCATTCTGGCAAGATTTGGCTAATTTGTTCACTTGTTTGAGAATGTGTTATATCAGCACAGGTCTAACGggctcattttctctttctttttgttttttagccAAAAAGACTTTTCTTGGGCAAAATAAATCATTTTGGGGACCTCTAGAATTAGTAGAAAAACTTGTTCCTGAGGCTGCAGAGATTACAGCAAGTGTTAAGGATCTCCCAGGGCTGAAGTAAGTACACTCCTGTATTGCACGAGTACAAAATATGGGTTTATTGTGagagggatcctggagaagagaaggaagggcGAACAGCACCTTGAGGAATGCATCTGTCACCTTCTGCAGGTAAAAAGGGATCGTTGCTCTCTTACTTTTCATCAAGGatctgcagcaggagagcacaggaTATGTTCTTGCTCTCTTAAGAGTGTGGCAACTTAAGGGCAGCAGTGCATTTACTGCTTGTGCCTCAGGCATGGGAACAGCCTTTATTGAGCCTTTATGAAGTCAGACTCAAGAGGAAGGGAATTAAGAGGAAGGTTATAACAGTTTAAGTAGTTTTGAGGCTGATGTAGGTAATTCTTCTTATAAATGACTTCAGGTACGGTGTCTGTGAGAAGAAAGCTTAGGCACCAAGCTGGAGAAGATAGTAGTTTGTGTTAAAGAGGGGAGGCAAAAAGCCACAGGAATCATATAATACTTGTAAAAGTTTCGTAGCAATTTCAGACATCACATTCAGGCTTGCCTATTTCATGGTAAGAGAAAGTGTAAGAAGCTTTTAGCCTGGAATAGCAAAAATGGGCAAGGAAGTTTTTGTATGAGGATCAGGACTAAGGATGGAGTCATCTTTGCAGAAAGAATAGGTGGATAAATTCAATAAATTGCTTTGGGTTAGTATTAGTCATGTTCATACAGACAAATGCTTTTCCTGGAGGTGTGTGCAggactcctgcagcagctgacagcaccagtgctgtgcctgagctcctgGTACTTCTTCCTGTTGTAGAGCGTTGTAATGGGAAATGAATGGAAGCCAAGAACAGTTTTAAACCCAGTTTTAGGGTGCATTTCTAAAAGCAGTTTTAAACCCAGTTTTAGGGTGCATTTCTTGTGCTTACAGTGACCCTTGGGAAGTGCCAGGTCCTGTCAGTGAGGCAGGGGTGGGCAGTACTGGCCATGGCTtccttgggctgctgctgctcgtgCCTGGTGAGGTCAGACATCCAGGTCAGTGTGTTagagccctgtgctccccatGGCTGGGAGAAGAGGGGGGAAGGACTGGCACTTGAGCCCGTGGCATGCTGTGAGGGCATTGAGGAGCAAAGCCCCCGAGGAGAGCAGAACTGAGCTGGTGTTTCTGAGCTGCCTGGCCACATTCCTGTCCAGCCCCACCCACCCCGAGGAGTGGTGCTGGACAGCTGTGCTGGTTTGTGCATGTTCCTGGCACTTAGGCACAACTGGCTGTGACTCAGAAGGTGATGAGCTGAAGCAGGTGATCTGTCTGGCAGCATCCAGCAGGGATGAAACCAGGGAAATCTTTTAGTATGGCAACAAAAACATGATGAGTTAAGAGACAGTGGCAGCCTAATTGGTCTGCACCTGTTTGTGCTTACGTACCTTGTATTTCTCTGCACCAGTGCCAGCTCTGTCTTGGAAGTGCAGAAGCTTGAGGTAGGCTGGGGTTATGAGAGCTGTTGGTGACTGTGCCTTGCAGGGTGTCTGGAAATGTTTGTTTCTGGCCTTTGCAGGACACCTGTGGGCAGAGGAAGAGCTTGGCTTCGCCTGGCTCTGATGCAGAAGAAACTTTCAGAGTACATGAAAGCCTTGATTAACAGAAAGGATCTTCTCAGGTGAGTGCTGGACTCTTTCTCAGTTAGGTTCACTCCTGCTCTCTTGTAAGATCTTGACATCTTTCCCATCTCACTGCTCTGTATCTCTTGCCCTGCATGCCACAGTGAATTTTACGAGCCCAATGCACTGATGATGGAGGAGGAAGGTGCCATCATTGCTGGCCTCCTCGTGGGTCTCAATGTCATCGATGCCAACTTCTGCATGAAGGGAGAGGACCTGGACTCCCAGGTACTGGGTGTTCACTTAATCAGTTTGTTCTGCtcctttaaaatggaaaaatcatTGATTTTGCATAGCTTACTGATGTAATGAACCCTTGCTGAAGTACAGCAGGTGCTGATGTTCTGACTCTGGACTTCCACACCTGGCAACAGTGGGTTGGTCTTAGAAACCAAGTGTTTAATGCCAAATGcaaattttccttctccaggttGGAGTTATCGATTTCTCCATGTATTTGAAAGATGGGAACAGCACGAAAGGCAGTGAAGGGTAGGTGCACACACAGTTGTCTTCCTGCTCCCCTCTTGGGAATGTGTGTTCAGGTGTTCCAGGCTgccctgtttcttttttctcagagATGGTCAGATAACTGCCATTTTGGACCAGAAGAACTATGTGGAAGAGCTCAACAGACATCTAAGGTAACACATTTTCTCTTGGCTTTTTATTATCTTGTAgaacaaaagacaaaacaggatttttaaaagtgaaggGATTACTGCagggttttttctcttcaacAGTGCTACAGTAAACAACCTGCAGGCCAAGGTGGATGCCTTGGAGAAATCCAACACAAAGCTGACTGAGGAGGTAAGTGTCATGGAAAACCACCAGATGCTTTGGCCTTTGGGAGTTAGGGATTAACCAGGGAGGAGGGATTCCTTTGAGATGTCTGGTGTACAGAATGAGGGGTGTTAAATGATGGAACTGGAATAGCTGACCTGCCAAGGAATTTCACTGACCATCGCTACTGAGCACAAGCTGGAAAATCAACTGCATGTTTATGTGAATTTGCAAAAAGCAATGGGAAAAATGTCATTGTAAGTGAGATGTCCAGCCTGAGCATGAGAGACAGCGGGTACATGAGGCATAGGGTGCAGTCTGTGTTTTAACATGGCTCTGCAGCCCATTACTGATGGCATAAATGTCATAAAAGGTTTGGGGGTCAGTTCCCTGGCGGATGGGTGGCAGAAGGTCTTACCTGGTGCAACGAGTGCCTTTTAGTGTGCTGCTTGCACAGTGGTGTGGTACCAGGAGGTGAattgctgtgctgcctgccctggttttggggtttggcaGTGAAGGTGCCAGGGGAAGCCTGCACCATGTGCAGAGTGAGACTGTGGTGACAAGGCACGCCTGTGtcacagccctgtgtgtgtcGGGCCTGAGCTCTGCCAAGGCCTCAGACTGGCATCCAGGAGTTGTGTTTGGGTTTGTCACAGGATAGCATGGCTTGGAATGTCTCTGAGCTGCTCCCGTGCGTGAGCCTTACAGGAGTTGTGAGTTACAAAGCCAGAAGGAGTTTCTCAAGTTCCTTTTGCCTTTGACCAAACACTTACATTAATCTGTTGGCCTGCAGTGCTGTCATCCCTGGGAATTCCTCTGAGCCAGGTGCCCTGTCCCTAAgggtgctgtgtgctgctcaTCCTCCATTTCCAGGCAAATCTTCCTCATCTGCTGGggtcaggagagaaaaaaacaagtcAAGTATGTTTTTGGTGCCTTAACTGCTGTGTTCTGTTCCCAGCTTGCAGTTGCCAACAACAGGATCATTACACTGCAGGAAGAGATGGAGCGGGTTAAGGAAGAAAGCTCCTACATCCTGGAGTCCAGCCGTAAGGttggtgtgtttgtgtgtgtgatcatgagccctggggcaggcccAGCCTGAAGGCCTGCTTTGGAGCAGGGTTCATGGCCTTGCCTGTCTCACACAGCCCCCACAGGGGATTAGGGGAAGGGCAGGTGGGCCCTGTGCAGAGGGAACAGCTGGGCCCTGCCCCAGGGAATCCTGCCTGCCCgcggggatggagctgggagctcccaCAGCTTAGGGCTCGCTGGGCAAGGTgtcaggggacaggagggagggggacTAACTGTGGGGGGGACAGGCAAATCAGGAAATAGGAGTTGTGCTGGTTTGTCCTGAACGGTTGCAGAATTCCAGGTGTTGGGGAAAAGCCGGTAATGAGGTCAAGTGAGGGCTGGCAGTACACAATAGCAAGTGACCTGTGTCTGTTACCTCAGGCCACCAAGGACAGGAGTGCTGACGGGCAGGCACTGACTGAGGCACGGAAGCAGCTCAAGGAGGAGACTCAGCTGCGCCTGGTGAGGACTGGGGGGCTCGGGGCTCAGcccacagggctgcagagggtCATGGCCGTGCTGAGCTCTTGTTAGATACAAGAGTGGGGAGAAAAATGCCTGACCTGAAGGTATTAAGGAAATAACATATGCTTTAGGAAATAAAGTCTTTCCTTAGACCCCTCCATCCTAAAGACAGGCCCATGCAGAATTCCCTGACTCTGCTAGCCATGCTGCACGCCTGGCTGTGACACTGGACTGGGGAGTTAGTCTCCTTAAGGCACGTGTCAGACGTGTGACTCTGGGgttgtggcagcagcacactggTGGGTAGGGACTGCGTGGGCAGAAGGGAAGGGTGGTTACCCCCGGGTCAtgagggcagctcctggagatgCTGAGGGCTCCTTGTGTTCCAGGAtgtggagaaggagctggaggcGCAGATCGGGATGCGGCAGGAGATGGAGCTGGCCATGAAGATGCTGGAGAAGGACGTCTGTGAAAAGCAGGATGCGCTGGTGGCgctcaggcagcagctggacGATCTCAGGGCTCTAAAGCATGAACTGTCTTTCAAGCTGCAGGTAGGGAGCTAAGGAAATGCAGGCAATTCCAGAGGAAAGTGAGAGCTGCTGTGCATTTATTCCTCCTGCCTGTTGGAGAGGTGCTGGCTGTGGAGGGGTCACAGGCTGTGCAGCAcactcctgtcctgctgtgagGACACGGGAACGTGGCAGAGAGTAAAGGTGAATGCCATTTCTTCTGAACAAAAATCAATCATGGTCCAGAAATTTGTGTGTGAGACAGGGGAAAGCCTCTTGGGTGGTTTTCTGGTGTGAAAAGAGCTGTGGGAGCTTGTGTTCCAGCACAGTATGGTGTGCAGGGCCCCTGGTGTGACTCATGTGTGGTGACACAAGCAGACTCTTCCAAACAGCAACACAATGCCCAGAATAGATCCCCAAATCAAGTTGGTACAGGAAGGAGTTGCTTTTGCTCTCCTTGAGCCAATGGCTTTGTTCAAAGCAGCTGAATTGTATTAAGACATTGAATATTAGCAGACACTGCATCATGTGTTTTCCATATGCAAGAAGCTTCATGGATGGTGGCATTGCCCTGTTGTGGGGTCCAGATGGAGCCTGCCCCTCTACAGCGAGACATTTGTCCTCTCAATAATGACCTGgcatttgcttttccagcacTTTTTACTGCCTCTTTGCCTTTTGCCTTGTTGTTCTGTGTGCCAAATGATTTATGGGGGTTTATCTGGGATTTACTACTCCTTACACCACCCCCACTGCTCCTTTTCCCAGAGTTCAGACATGGGAGTGAAACAGAAGAGTGAATTAAACAGCCGcttggaagagaaaacaaatcagATGGCTGCCACCATCAAACAGCTGGAACAAAGGTAAGACAGGAAACTGGAGCCAGGATCACCTGGTGTGTCCTTTAGTGTAGTGTCCCATGGATCCAGAATGGGCCAAGGGAGAGTCCCAGTGCTCGGCTAGAGAGAGCTGCCTGaggggagcagtgggagcagcacctctgggactTGGTTAATGAGCAGTGCATTGCACTGCTTTGGGTGCTCTCACTTGAGGGTGGTTTTCTTTAGGACATATTTAtgtttgaaaatgtttcatGATACCTACTCAGCTAATTCAtatgttctttttctcttgctgttcttattttttccatgttctcATCATCCTCATTCTGACTTACTTATACAGTGAAAAGGATTTGGTGAAACAGGCAAAAACCTTAAATAGTGCAGCAAACAAACTGATCCAGAAGCATCATTAGACATTTTTATGTCTGGCCACCTCACAGCTCTGACATCAGAACTCATTTATGAGGAGAGAACTTGAGAATTGCTAAAAGCAACTGTTCAAATGTTAATTGTCACCTAAAGTTGATTTGGAATTTGGCaagtttttaaaatcagtgaGTTTTTCTGCCGAGATGTAGTCGGGTATAAcagtccccagccctgccatttAAAGCGTGTTCCATACCGAGGAGCTGGCCAGCGAGTGCCCCGGGAGTGGCTGAGGTGGCCGTGCCCGGCCGCCGCCGTCCCCGCGTGCGGCAGCGCGGCCCTGGGCGCGCGCGGCTCAGCCGGGGCCGCGGCCAGCTCGGGA is drawn from Haemorhous mexicanus isolate bHaeMex1 chromosome 4, bHaeMex1.pri, whole genome shotgun sequence and contains these coding sequences:
- the RUFY3 gene encoding protein RUFY3 isoform X3, whose protein sequence is MVPRLLFPDPNYLMANERMNLMNMAKLSIKGLIESALNLGRTLDSDYAPLQQFFVVMEHCLKHGLKAKKTFLGQNKSFWGPLELVEKLVPEAAEITASVKDLPGLKTPVGRGRAWLRLALMQKKLSEYMKALINRKDLLSEFYEPNALMMEEEGAIIAGLLVGLNVIDANFCMKGEDLDSQVGVIDFSMYLKDGNSTKGSEGDGQITAILDQKNYVEELNRHLSATVNNLQAKVDALEKSNTKLTEELAVANNRIITLQEEMERVKEESSYILESSRKATKDRSADGQALTEARKQLKEETQLRLDVEKELEAQIGMRQEMELAMKMLEKDVCEKQDALVALRQQLDDLRALKHELSFKLQSSDMGVKQKSELNSRLEEKTNQMAATIKQLEQRLRQAEKERQLALQDNRLFKQEFGDKINSLQLEVEELSRQRSHLELELRRERDRWSHSHQRSQESKKGPKNWLRQDGKLKVQEEDAKLKQPLRENSVLPHRSPSGTQEEQEQLSGPGHAEICQLCQEEGSRSQRKNICKNCGGTFCEACSVHELPLPSSINPERVCNPCHQRLIQQYSSSPW
- the RUFY3 gene encoding protein RUFY3 isoform X7 — translated: MSALTPQSDMPTPTTDKITQAAMETIYLCKFRVSMDGEWLCLRELDDISLTPDPEPTHEDPNYLMANERMNLMNMAKLSIKGLIESALNLGRTLDSDYAPLQQFFVVMEHCLKHGLKAKKTFLGQNKSFWGPLELVEKLVPEAAEITASVKDLPGLKTPVGRGRAWLRLALMQKKLSEYMKALINRKDLLSEFYEPNALMMEEEGAIIAGLLVGLNVIDANFCMKGEDLDSQVGVIDFSMYLKDGNSTKGSEGDGQITAILDQKNYVEELNRHLSATVNNLQAKVDALEKSNTKLTEELAVANNRIITLQEEMERVKEESSYILESSRKATKDRSADGQALTEARKQLKEETQLRLDVEKELEAQIGMRQEMELAMKMLEKDVCEKQDALVALRQQLDDLRALKHELSFKLQSSDMGVKQKSELNSRLEEKTNQMAATIKQLEQSEKDLVKQAKTLNSAANKLIQKHH
- the RUFY3 gene encoding protein RUFY3 isoform X1, with translation MAEAERAALLPPPAESSRDGAEAELPPSMERRPEPGEAAAAAEEEEEEARPASPPFFLLYPGHGGGAAAAPPGLWRPPAPRGGAALPVLVLSYPGPDGAHPNYLMANERMNLMNMAKLSIKGLIESALNLGRTLDSDYAPLQQFFVVMEHCLKHGLKAKKTFLGQNKSFWGPLELVEKLVPEAAEITASVKDLPGLKTPVGRGRAWLRLALMQKKLSEYMKALINRKDLLSEFYEPNALMMEEEGAIIAGLLVGLNVIDANFCMKGEDLDSQVGVIDFSMYLKDGNSTKGSEGDGQITAILDQKNYVEELNRHLSATVNNLQAKVDALEKSNTKLTEELAVANNRIITLQEEMERVKEESSYILESSRKATKDRSADGQALTEARKQLKEETQLRLDVEKELEAQIGMRQEMELAMKMLEKDVCEKQDALVALRQQLDDLRALKHELSFKLQSSDMGVKQKSELNSRLEEKTNQMAATIKQLEQRLRQAEKERQLALQDNRLFKQEFGDKINSLQLEVEELSRQRSHLELELRRERDRWSHSHQRSQESKKGPKNWLRQDGKLKVQEEDAKLKQPLRENSVLPHRSPSGTQEEQEQLSGPGHAEICQLCQEEGSRSQRKNICKNCGGTFCEACSVHELPLPSSINPERVCNPCHQRLIQQYSSSPW
- the RUFY3 gene encoding protein RUFY3 isoform X2: MSALTPQSDMPTPTTDKITQAAMETIYLCKFRVSMDGEWLCLRELDDISLTPDPEPTHEDPNYLMANERMNLMNMAKLSIKGLIESALNLGRTLDSDYAPLQQFFVVMEHCLKHGLKAKKTFLGQNKSFWGPLELVEKLVPEAAEITASVKDLPGLKTPVGRGRAWLRLALMQKKLSEYMKALINRKDLLSEFYEPNALMMEEEGAIIAGLLVGLNVIDANFCMKGEDLDSQVGVIDFSMYLKDGNSTKGSEGDGQITAILDQKNYVEELNRHLSATVNNLQAKVDALEKSNTKLTEELAVANNRIITLQEEMERVKEESSYILESSRKATKDRSADGQALTEARKQLKEETQLRLDVEKELEAQIGMRQEMELAMKMLEKDVCEKQDALVALRQQLDDLRALKHELSFKLQSSDMGVKQKSELNSRLEEKTNQMAATIKQLEQRLRQAEKERQLALQDNRLFKQEFGDKINSLQLEVEELSRQRSHLELELRRERDRWSHSHQRSQESKKGPKNWLRQDGKLKVQEEDAKLKQPLRENSVLPHRSPSGTQEEQEQLSGPGHAEICQLCQEEGSRSQRKNICKNCGGTFCEACSVHELPLPSSINPERVCNPCHQRLIQQYSSSPW
- the RUFY3 gene encoding protein RUFY3 isoform X6, with protein sequence MAEAERAALLPPPAESSRDGAEAELPPSMERRPEPGEAAAAAEEEEEEARPASPPFFLLYPGHGGGAAAAPPGLWRPPAPRGGAALPVLVLSYPGPDGAHPNYLMANERMNLMNMAKLSIKGLIESALNLGRTLDSDYAPLQQFFVVMEHCLKHGLKAKKTFLGQNKSFWGPLELVEKLVPEAAEITASVKDLPGLKTPVGRGRAWLRLALMQKKLSEYMKALINRKDLLSEFYEPNALMMEEEGAIIAGLLVGLNVIDANFCMKGEDLDSQVGVIDFSMYLKDGNSTKGSEGDGQITAILDQKNYVEELNRHLSATVNNLQAKVDALEKSNTKLTEELAVANNRIITLQEEMERVKEESSYILESSRKATKDRSADGQALTEARKQLKEETQLRLDVEKELEAQIGMRQEMELAMKMLEKDVCEKQDALVALRQQLDDLRALKHELSFKLQSSDMGVKQKSELNSRLEEKTNQMAATIKQLEQSEKDLVKQAKTLNSAANKLIQKHH
- the RUFY3 gene encoding protein RUFY3 isoform X5 is translated as MAEAERAALLPPPAESSRDGAEAELPPSMERRPEPGEAAAAAEEEEEEARPASPPFFLLYPGHGGGAAAAPPGLWRPPAPRGGAALPVLVLSYPGPDGAHPNYLMANERMNLMNMAKLSIKGLIESALNLGRTLDSDYAPLQQFFVVMEHCLKHGLKAKKTFLGQNKSFWGPLELVEKLVPEAAEITASVKDLPGLKTPVGRGRAWLRLALMQKKLSEYMKALINRKDLLSEFYEPNALMMEEEGAIIAGLLVGLNVIDANFCMKGEDLDSQVGVIDFSMYLKDGNSTKGSEGDGQITAILDQKNYVEELNRHLSATVNNLQAKVDALEKSNTKLTEELAVANNRIITLQEEMERVKEESSYILESSRKATKDRSADGQALTEARKQLKEETQLRLDVEKELEAQIGMRQEMELAMKMLEKDVCEKQDALVALRQQLDDLRALKHELSFKLQSSDMGVKQKSELNSRLEEKTNQMAATIKQLEQSSCGSNPDCDRQRRSGSWPCRTTGSSSRSLGTKSTASSWKWKSSPGSGAT
- the RUFY3 gene encoding protein RUFY3 isoform X4, whose product is MANERMNLMNMAKLSIKGLIESALNLGRTLDSDYAPLQQFFVVMEHCLKHGLKAKKTFLGQNKSFWGPLELVEKLVPEAAEITASVKDLPGLKTPVGRGRAWLRLALMQKKLSEYMKALINRKDLLSEFYEPNALMMEEEGAIIAGLLVGLNVIDANFCMKGEDLDSQVGVIDFSMYLKDGNSTKGSEGDGQITAILDQKNYVEELNRHLSATVNNLQAKVDALEKSNTKLTEELAVANNRIITLQEEMERVKEESSYILESSRKATKDRSADGQALTEARKQLKEETQLRLDVEKELEAQIGMRQEMELAMKMLEKDVCEKQDALVALRQQLDDLRALKHELSFKLQSSDMGVKQKSELNSRLEEKTNQMAATIKQLEQRLRQAEKERQLALQDNRLFKQEFGDKINSLQLEVEELSRQRSHLELELRRERDRWSHSHQRSQESKKGPKNWLRQDGKLKVQEEDAKLKQPLRENSVLPHRSPSGTQEEQEQLSGPGHAEICQLCQEEGSRSQRKNICKNCGGTFCEACSVHELPLPSSINPERVCNPCHQRLIQQYSSSPW